A single region of the Salarchaeum japonicum genome encodes:
- the lrp gene encoding HTH-type transcriptional regulator Lrp: protein MTYENLDAKLINALLGDGRASLRSLADDLDVSVTTVSNHLKDLEDAGVIDGYTPIVDYDELGYDVTAVLQLKVEGNSLPDITDRMRAHKQMVSVYEVTGDYDIFAVGKFRDTDDMNDLIKTLLGDADIKESSTSVVLNAAAEHEQFELDIQE from the coding sequence ATGACGTACGAAAACCTCGACGCGAAACTCATCAACGCACTGCTCGGGGACGGACGGGCGAGCCTCCGGAGCCTCGCCGACGACCTCGACGTGTCCGTCACCACCGTCTCCAACCACCTCAAAGACCTCGAAGACGCCGGTGTCATCGACGGCTACACACCCATCGTCGACTACGACGAACTCGGCTACGACGTCACCGCCGTCCTCCAGCTCAAGGTCGAGGGGAACAGCCTCCCCGACATCACCGACCGGATGCGCGCGCACAAGCAGATGGTCTCCGTGTACGAGGTCACGGGCGACTACGACATCTTCGCCGTCGGGAAGTTCCGGGACACCGACGACATGAACGACCTCATCAAGACCCTGCTCGGGGACGCCGACATCAAGGAGTCCAGCACGAGCGTCGTCCTCAACGCCGCCGCCGAACACGAACAGTTCGAACTCGACATCCAGGAGTAA
- a CDS encoding succinylglutamate desuccinylase/aspartoacylase family protein yields the protein MTTLGSASAEPGEAGFGRLDVGETRDGTTIGLPVAVINGADEGETLYVQAASDGDELNGVGVVNRVVPQLDPQELSGTVLVVGITNWHAFQVAEHRNPIDDTKMNRAYPGDANGSSSERVAHATFEAAQRADLVLDLHQGSTSRMLNEVRVRCGRRHRLHDECLELAKVFDCGHVLDQKGPDGQLARAAPDEGIPTIDPELGGAVGWDEESIEYGVRGVWNVLEHYGFVEGDAEPESQTRAKRFDRYGAPAGGIVNFEAELGDEVSAGDVLFRVTDVFGSLKAEVAARGDGVFWRSRRLPQVATGEYVCSVGTNIDTA from the coding sequence ATGACCACGCTGGGCTCCGCGAGCGCCGAGCCGGGGGAGGCCGGGTTCGGCCGCCTCGACGTCGGCGAGACGCGGGACGGAACCACCATCGGACTCCCCGTCGCCGTCATCAACGGCGCTGACGAGGGAGAGACGCTGTACGTGCAGGCGGCGAGCGACGGCGACGAACTCAACGGCGTCGGCGTCGTGAACCGCGTCGTCCCCCAGCTCGACCCCCAGGAACTCTCGGGGACGGTGCTCGTCGTCGGCATCACGAACTGGCACGCGTTCCAGGTCGCGGAGCACCGCAACCCCATCGACGACACGAAGATGAACCGCGCGTACCCCGGGGACGCGAACGGCTCCTCGTCGGAGCGCGTCGCGCACGCGACGTTCGAGGCCGCGCAGCGCGCCGACCTCGTGCTCGACCTCCACCAGGGCTCGACGAGCCGGATGCTGAACGAGGTGCGGGTGCGGTGCGGCCGCCGCCACCGCCTCCACGACGAGTGTCTCGAACTCGCGAAGGTGTTCGACTGCGGGCACGTCCTCGACCAGAAGGGGCCGGACGGCCAGCTCGCGCGCGCCGCGCCCGACGAGGGCATCCCGACCATCGACCCCGAACTCGGCGGCGCGGTCGGCTGGGACGAGGAGTCCATCGAGTACGGCGTCCGCGGCGTCTGGAACGTCCTCGAACACTACGGGTTCGTCGAGGGCGACGCGGAGCCGGAGTCGCAGACGCGCGCGAAGCGCTTCGACCGGTACGGCGCGCCCGCCGGCGGTATCGTGAACTTCGAGGCCGAACTCGGGGACGAGGTGTCCGCGGGCGACGTGCTGTTCCGCGTGACGGACGTGTTCGGGTCGCTGAAGGCGGAGGTCGCGGCGCGCGGCGACGGCGTCTTCTGGCGGTCGCGGCGACTCCCCCAGGTGGCGACCGGCGAGTACGTCTGCTCCGTCGGCACGAACATCGACACCGCATGA
- a CDS encoding DUF7511 domain-containing protein — translation MSGTDAHDAATCAERGELPRASQRWPRFQLDCRVESYPGGDECTVYPADAPEDDVTTWLTAKGEAFVSLADCR, via the coding sequence ATGAGCGGCACCGACGCCCACGACGCTGCGACGTGCGCCGAGCGCGGCGAACTACCCCGCGCGAGCCAGCGCTGGCCGCGATTCCAGCTCGACTGTCGCGTCGAGTCCTATCCGGGCGGCGACGAGTGCACGGTGTACCCCGCCGACGCCCCCGAGGATGACGTGACGACGTGGCTCACCGCGAAAGGAGAGGCGTTCGTCTCGCTCGCAGACTGCCGCTAA
- a CDS encoding tRNA(Ile)(2)-agmatinylcytidine synthase, producing the protein MTIVGLDDTDSRERGMCTTYAAHAVAERLDSAGHGVERVLLVRLNPAAPHKTRGNAALAIHTDADPDSAFDAASAVVSDAAAVEDSNTQPGVVVAPDDGAGASEFAWTAVRDLLDLDDALALADDLDYRHEGWRGGRGRIGALAAVGAWTAFSDWTYERISYREHERRGTPREFSHESVFAAADEGYPDVWDTVDRGEGEAVCVPHTPGPVLHGIRGDSPDAVRAVADAIESEPVYAARTFVTNQGTDAHLRDAALTEVADGGAYRVAGTVASEPETRRGGHVFLTLEADGDTLDCAAFEPTKRFRDRVRALRPGDRVLACGEVSEGTLKLEKLRVDALASVEHVTPTCPDCGTRMESAGRDQGYRCRDCDTAAPGKVEQPLRRDLSPGWYEVPPCARRHVSKPLVRGGFDAPTHLEG; encoded by the coding sequence CCGCCGGCCACGGCGTCGAACGCGTCCTGCTCGTCCGCCTGAACCCCGCCGCGCCGCACAAGACGCGGGGGAACGCCGCGCTCGCGATTCATACGGACGCCGACCCCGACTCGGCGTTCGACGCCGCCAGCGCCGTGGTGAGCGACGCGGCCGCGGTCGAGGACTCGAACACTCAGCCCGGCGTCGTGGTCGCGCCCGACGACGGCGCGGGCGCGAGCGAGTTCGCGTGGACGGCCGTCCGCGACCTCCTCGACCTCGACGACGCGCTCGCGCTCGCCGACGACCTGGACTATCGCCACGAGGGCTGGCGGGGCGGCCGCGGCCGCATCGGCGCGCTCGCCGCCGTCGGCGCGTGGACTGCCTTCTCGGACTGGACGTACGAACGCATCTCGTACCGCGAGCACGAGCGCCGCGGCACTCCCCGCGAGTTCTCCCACGAGTCCGTGTTCGCCGCCGCCGACGAGGGCTACCCCGACGTCTGGGACACGGTCGATAGGGGCGAGGGCGAGGCCGTTTGCGTGCCGCACACGCCCGGCCCCGTCCTCCACGGGATTCGCGGCGACAGTCCGGACGCCGTCCGCGCGGTCGCCGACGCCATCGAGTCCGAACCCGTGTACGCCGCGCGCACGTTCGTCACGAACCAGGGAACCGACGCCCACCTCCGGGACGCCGCGCTCACCGAAGTCGCAGACGGCGGCGCGTACCGCGTCGCGGGCACCGTCGCGTCGGAACCCGAGACCCGGCGGGGCGGCCACGTCTTTCTCACGCTCGAAGCCGACGGCGACACCCTGGATTGTGCGGCGTTCGAGCCGACGAAGCGCTTCCGCGACCGGGTGCGCGCGCTCCGGCCCGGCGACCGCGTGCTGGCGTGCGGCGAGGTGAGCGAGGGAACGCTCAAACTCGAAAAGCTCCGCGTGGACGCGCTCGCGTCCGTCGAGCACGTGACGCCGACGTGTCCCGACTGCGGGACTCGCATGGAGTCCGCGGGCCGCGACCAGGGGTACCGGTGTCGGGACTGCGACACCGCCGCGCCGGGGAAGGTCGAGCAACCGCTCCGCCGCGACCTCTCGCCCGGGTGGTACGAGGTGCCGCCGTGCGCGCGCCGCCACGTCTCCAAGCCGCTCGTCCGCGGCGGGTTCGACGCGCCGACCCATCTGGAGGGATAG
- a CDS encoding Rid family detoxifying hydrolase, with the protein MKRTISTGDAPEAVGAYSQATTNGDLVFTAGQIPMTPDGDLLDDEPIATQTRQSLENVKAILEEEGLTTQDVLKTTVFLADIDDFDEMNETYEEYFQDNPPARSAVQAGALPKGVGVEIEAIATRD; encoded by the coding sequence ATGAAGCGAACGATCTCCACCGGTGACGCGCCCGAGGCCGTCGGCGCGTACAGCCAGGCGACGACGAACGGCGACCTCGTGTTCACCGCCGGCCAGATTCCGATGACGCCGGACGGCGACCTGCTCGACGACGAACCCATCGCCACCCAGACCCGGCAGAGCCTCGAAAACGTGAAAGCCATCCTCGAAGAGGAAGGCCTCACCACCCAGGACGTGCTGAAGACGACGGTGTTCCTCGCGGACATCGACGACTTCGACGAGATGAACGAGACGTACGAGGAGTACTTCCAGGACAACCCGCCCGCGCGGAGCGCCGTGCAGGCGGGCGCGCTCCCGAAGGGCGTCGGCGTCGAAATCGAAGCCATCGCCACCCGCGACTAG
- a CDS encoding pyridoxal-phosphate dependent enzyme — protein MTLECGACGATYAAGPDEPWRCECGHALDFAERALPEPRDVDASRGLWAFADFLPATPAVTLGEGFTPLTDAPAWDAEFKLDFVFPSGSYKDRGATVLLSRAAELGVERVLEDSSGNAGAAVAQYAARAGIDADIYVPADAKPSKLRAIEAAGATPVRIEGTRGDVTEACVEAVAAGDGWYASHAWNPAFYAGTETFAYELAVQRDMDVPDAVVLPLGHGTLFLGAYRGFRRLRDAGWTDSIPRLYGVQAAGVAPIANRLHADGDGENDVADGIQIADPARADQILDAIDATGGDAIALDADTTRDELERLHDRGFYCEPTSAVAPAGLRAYRERGEIRDGEDVVVPLTGSGLKT, from the coding sequence ATGACCCTGGAGTGCGGCGCGTGCGGCGCGACGTACGCGGCGGGCCCCGACGAGCCGTGGCGCTGCGAGTGCGGGCACGCGCTCGACTTCGCGGAGCGCGCGCTCCCCGAACCCCGCGACGTGGACGCCTCTCGGGGGCTGTGGGCGTTCGCTGACTTCCTCCCCGCGACCCCGGCGGTGACGCTCGGCGAGGGGTTCACGCCGCTGACCGACGCGCCCGCGTGGGACGCCGAGTTCAAACTCGACTTCGTCTTCCCCTCGGGGAGTTACAAGGACCGCGGCGCGACCGTCCTGCTGTCGCGCGCGGCCGAACTCGGCGTGGAGCGCGTGCTGGAGGACTCCTCGGGGAACGCGGGCGCGGCCGTCGCGCAGTACGCCGCGCGCGCCGGCATCGACGCGGACATCTACGTGCCGGCGGACGCGAAACCCTCGAAACTCCGCGCCATCGAGGCCGCGGGCGCGACGCCGGTCAGAATCGAGGGGACGCGGGGCGACGTGACGGAGGCGTGCGTCGAGGCGGTGGCGGCGGGCGACGGCTGGTACGCGAGTCACGCCTGGAACCCCGCGTTCTACGCGGGCACGGAGACGTTCGCGTACGAACTCGCCGTCCAGCGCGACATGGACGTGCCGGACGCCGTCGTGCTCCCGCTCGGCCACGGCACGCTCTTCCTCGGCGCGTACCGCGGGTTCAGGCGGCTCCGCGACGCCGGCTGGACGGACTCGATTCCGCGGCTGTACGGCGTCCAGGCGGCGGGCGTCGCTCCCATCGCGAACCGCCTGCACGCGGACGGCGACGGGGAGAACGACGTGGCGGACGGCATCCAGATAGCCGACCCCGCGCGCGCCGACCAGATTCTCGACGCCATCGACGCCACGGGCGGCGACGCCATCGCGCTCGACGCCGACACCACCCGCGACGAACTGGAGCGCCTGCACGACCGCGGGTTCTACTGCGAGCCGACGAGCGCCGTCGCGCCCGCCGGCCTCCGCGCGTACCGCGAACGCGGCGAAATCAGGGACGGCGAGGACGTGGTGGTGCCGCTCACGGGGAGCGGACTGAAAACGTAG
- a CDS encoding potassium channel family protein → MSGRVEYEPASVKALLAEMKDTAELLIDLSYSAVLHGSDDVAQEVLALEERMDVLQMRARMSVMLAARNPEEVESLAPVLGITGAAEKVSDAAGDIAKVVLEDIGLPEAIRAALPEAVETLVRAELAADSAYAGRTFADVNLETETGVRVIAVRRGGDWLLNPDRETAFEAGDVLLLRGPEETIGDVVEAATGEPYAPPAPAEPDITDLERAVDSLVLMKNMSELAVDLAYGSVLFDSAEIAEEVVELEAEVDALKSRFEAWTLRAAADVPDPVRLRGLMHLATATEVISDAALEISEGVLRGLDTHVVVQEAVEESDEVIVRQTVEADSALDGATLGERAVKTETGMRVIAVRRPDTDDEWVVQPGPDTDLRAGDVLLAKGTRAGAERLDALASA, encoded by the coding sequence ATGAGTGGCCGCGTGGAGTACGAGCCGGCGAGCGTGAAAGCCCTCCTCGCGGAGATGAAGGACACGGCGGAACTCCTCATCGACCTCTCGTACTCCGCGGTGCTCCACGGGAGCGACGACGTGGCGCAGGAAGTGCTCGCGCTGGAGGAGCGCATGGACGTCCTGCAGATGCGGGCGCGGATGAGCGTGATGCTGGCGGCGCGCAACCCCGAGGAGGTGGAGTCGCTCGCGCCCGTACTCGGCATCACGGGCGCGGCGGAGAAGGTGAGCGACGCCGCCGGCGACATCGCGAAGGTCGTCCTCGAAGACATCGGCCTGCCGGAGGCGATTCGAGCGGCGCTCCCGGAGGCCGTGGAGACGCTGGTGCGCGCGGAACTCGCCGCGGACTCCGCGTACGCGGGCCGGACGTTCGCCGACGTGAACCTCGAAACGGAGACGGGCGTGCGCGTCATCGCCGTGCGGCGCGGCGGCGACTGGCTCCTCAACCCCGACCGGGAGACGGCGTTCGAGGCGGGCGACGTACTCCTGTTGCGCGGCCCCGAGGAGACGATTGGGGACGTGGTGGAGGCCGCGACGGGCGAGCCGTACGCCCCGCCCGCGCCGGCGGAACCGGACATCACGGACCTCGAACGCGCGGTCGATTCGCTCGTGTTGATGAAGAACATGAGCGAGCTCGCCGTGGACCTCGCGTACGGGAGCGTGCTGTTCGACTCCGCGGAGATAGCCGAGGAGGTCGTGGAACTCGAAGCCGAGGTGGACGCGCTGAAGTCGCGCTTCGAGGCGTGGACGCTCCGCGCGGCGGCGGACGTCCCCGACCCAGTCCGGTTGCGCGGCCTGATGCACCTCGCGACCGCGACCGAGGTCATCAGCGACGCGGCGCTCGAAATCAGCGAGGGCGTCCTCCGCGGACTGGACACGCACGTCGTCGTGCAGGAGGCCGTCGAGGAGTCCGACGAGGTCATCGTCCGGCAGACGGTCGAAGCGGACAGCGCCCTCGACGGCGCGACGCTCGGCGAGCGCGCGGTGAAGACCGAGACGGGGATGCGCGTCATCGCGGTGCGGCGGCCGGACACGGACGACGAGTGGGTGGTGCAACCCGGCCCCGACACCGACCTCCGCGCGGGCGACGTACTGCTCGCGAAGGGCACCCGCGCCGGCGCGGAACGCCTCGACGCGCTCGCGTCCGCGTGA
- the citZ gene encoding citrate synthase, protein MADELHKGLEGVLVAESSLSYIDGDEGKLVYRGYTIEDLAENASYEEVLYLLWHGELPTRAELDAFESEMAAERDIDDAVVDLLRDLVDADEDPMNALRTAVSQLSAYEPEDDADPEDLDASLRKGRRITAKIPTILAAYDRLRRGEDVVEPREDLGHAANFLYMFTGEEPDDVAAETFDMALTLHADHGLNASTFTSMVIASTLADMYSSVTGGIGALSGSLHGGANQDVMELLVEVEESGKDPLQWVDDAIADGLRVPGWGHRVYNVKDPRAVILERKSKDLGNASGEKKWYDIAHDIEQYLIDEKNFDEKGLAPNVDFYSGTVYYQLGIPLDLYTPIFAMSRVGGWVGHVLEYQEDNRLIRPRGRYIGDESNDWTPIDER, encoded by the coding sequence ATGGCAGACGAACTTCACAAGGGGCTTGAAGGCGTGCTCGTCGCCGAGTCCTCGCTGAGTTACATCGACGGAGACGAGGGCAAACTCGTCTACCGTGGATACACCATCGAGGACCTCGCCGAGAACGCGAGCTACGAGGAAGTCCTCTACCTCCTCTGGCACGGCGAACTCCCCACCCGGGCGGAACTCGACGCGTTCGAGTCCGAGATGGCCGCAGAGCGCGACATCGACGACGCCGTCGTCGACCTCCTCCGCGACCTCGTGGACGCGGACGAGGATCCGATGAACGCGCTCCGCACCGCCGTCAGCCAGCTCTCCGCGTACGAACCCGAGGACGACGCCGACCCCGAAGACCTCGACGCGAGCCTCCGGAAGGGCCGCCGCATTACCGCGAAGATCCCCACGATTCTCGCGGCCTACGACCGCCTCCGCCGCGGCGAGGACGTCGTGGAACCCCGGGAAGACCTCGGGCACGCCGCGAACTTCCTCTACATGTTCACGGGCGAGGAACCCGACGACGTGGCCGCGGAGACGTTCGACATGGCGCTCACGCTCCACGCCGACCACGGCCTGAACGCCTCCACGTTCACGAGCATGGTCATCGCGTCCACGCTCGCGGACATGTACTCCTCCGTCACCGGCGGCATCGGCGCGCTCTCCGGCAGCCTCCACGGCGGCGCGAACCAGGACGTCATGGAACTCCTCGTGGAAGTCGAGGAGTCCGGCAAAGACCCCCTCCAGTGGGTGGACGACGCCATCGCTGACGGCCTCCGCGTCCCCGGCTGGGGCCACCGCGTCTACAACGTCAAAGACCCGCGCGCCGTCATCCTCGAACGCAAGTCGAAGGACCTCGGGAACGCGAGCGGCGAGAAGAAGTGGTACGACATCGCCCACGACATCGAACAGTACCTTATCGATGAGAAGAACTTCGACGAGAAGGGCCTCGCCCCGAACGTCGACTTCTACTCCGGCACCGTCTACTACCAGCTCGGCATCCCCCTCGACCTCTACACGCCCATCTTCGCGATGAGTCGCGTCGGTGGCTGGGTCGGTCACGTCCTCGAATACCAGGAGGACAACCGCCTCATCCGGCCGCGCGGCCGTTACATCGGCGACGAGTCCAACGACTGGACGCCCATCGACGAGCGGTAG
- the thsB gene encoding thermosome subunit beta produces MSQQRMQGQPMIIMGDDAQRVKDKDAQEHNISAARAVADAVRSTLGPKGMDKMLVDSMGDVTITNDGVTILEEMDIDNPTAEMIVEVAETQEDEAGDGTTTAVAIAGELLKEAEDLLEQDIHPTAIIKGYNQAAEKAREEVDDIAVSVDPEDEALIRSVAETSMTGKSAEIDKELLSSLLYEALKQVSVDAEDGSTVVDVANINIETQTGRSVGESELLKGAAIDKDPVLDSMPTELDDANTLLLNEPIEVEEANADTSVSIDSPDQLQSFLDQEEKQLREKVDKIVETGVDVVFCQKGIDDMAQHYLAKEGVLAVRRVKKSDIGFLKNVLGGSVVQDLDSLTADDLGRGSVRRDEEDDLFYVEGLAEEAHGVTLLLRGSTDHVVDELERGVTDALDVAAQTITDGRVLPGGGAIEVELADRLRSYADSVSGREQLAVESFANALELIPRVLAENAGLDPIDILVDLRAAHETGEQNTGLNVLTGDLEDTYEAGVVEPAHAKEQALSSATEAANLVLKIDDIISAGDLSTDKGDDDGGAAGGMGGMGGGMGGMM; encoded by the coding sequence ATGTCGCAACAGCGTATGCAGGGCCAGCCCATGATTATCATGGGAGACGACGCCCAGCGAGTGAAGGACAAGGACGCGCAGGAACACAACATCTCCGCGGCACGCGCCGTCGCGGACGCCGTCCGCTCCACCCTCGGGCCGAAAGGCATGGACAAGATGCTCGTCGACTCGATGGGTGACGTAACCATCACGAACGACGGCGTCACCATCCTCGAAGAGATGGACATCGACAACCCCACCGCGGAGATGATCGTGGAAGTCGCCGAGACCCAGGAGGACGAGGCCGGCGACGGCACCACGACCGCGGTCGCCATCGCGGGCGAACTCCTCAAGGAGGCCGAAGACCTCCTCGAACAGGACATCCACCCGACGGCCATCATCAAGGGCTACAACCAGGCCGCCGAGAAGGCCCGCGAGGAAGTCGACGACATCGCCGTCTCCGTCGACCCCGAGGACGAAGCCCTCATCCGCTCCGTCGCGGAGACGTCCATGACGGGCAAGAGCGCCGAAATCGACAAGGAACTCCTCAGCAGCCTCCTCTACGAGGCGCTCAAGCAGGTGTCCGTGGACGCCGAGGACGGCTCCACCGTCGTCGACGTGGCGAACATCAACATCGAGACCCAGACGGGTCGCTCCGTCGGCGAGTCCGAGCTCCTCAAGGGCGCGGCCATCGACAAAGACCCCGTCCTCGACTCGATGCCCACGGAACTCGACGACGCGAACACGCTCCTCCTCAACGAACCCATCGAGGTCGAGGAGGCGAACGCCGACACCTCCGTCAGCATCGACAGCCCCGACCAGCTCCAGAGCTTCCTCGACCAGGAGGAGAAACAGCTCCGGGAGAAGGTCGACAAAATCGTCGAGACCGGCGTCGACGTGGTGTTCTGCCAGAAGGGCATCGACGACATGGCCCAGCACTACCTCGCGAAGGAGGGCGTGCTCGCCGTCCGCCGCGTGAAGAAGTCCGACATCGGCTTCCTCAAGAACGTCCTCGGCGGCAGCGTCGTCCAGGACCTCGACAGCCTCACCGCCGACGACCTCGGGCGCGGCAGCGTCCGCCGCGACGAGGAGGACGACCTCTTCTACGTCGAAGGCCTCGCCGAGGAGGCGCACGGCGTCACGCTCCTCCTCCGCGGCAGCACTGACCACGTCGTCGACGAACTCGAACGCGGCGTCACGGACGCCCTCGATGTGGCCGCCCAGACCATCACGGACGGCCGCGTCCTCCCCGGCGGCGGCGCAATCGAAGTCGAACTCGCCGACCGCCTCCGCTCCTACGCGGACTCCGTCAGCGGCCGCGAGCAGCTCGCCGTCGAGTCCTTCGCGAACGCGCTCGAACTCATCCCGCGCGTCCTCGCCGAGAACGCGGGCCTCGACCCCATCGACATCCTCGTCGACCTCCGCGCGGCCCACGAGACGGGCGAGCAGAACACCGGCCTGAACGTCCTCACGGGCGACCTCGAAGACACCTACGAGGCCGGTGTCGTCGAACCCGCGCACGCCAAGGAGCAGGCGCTCAGTAGCGCCACCGAGGCCGCGAACCTCGTGCTCAAAATCGACGACATCATCTCCGCCGGCGACCTCTCCACCGACAAGGGCGACGACGACGGTGGCGCGGCCGGCGGCATGGGCGGCATGGGCGGCGGCATGGGCGGCATGATGTAA
- a CDS encoding E3 ubiquitin ligase family protein: MASALIAVGAILLLVAAAAGVYGRRQHRRRALVEATETTAVRDIREEGRVELKGTVRSDSTFDAPIRGDPAVLSAWEVEEWDEGGSSDMWETRAEGVYATPFTLDDGTGNVTIDIGTHVDDTSTGTGIDDIQVSAIDVDRFLSTGVTVGDVIAALDDFGVELTVPPDTEPPERITEFVRGETSVATQADSITNVIDIGNAHGERRYYEGTLSPGDDVYVLGHARASETATHPLKPEDVVVEPIDGETFIVSDKPEDELVETFGRYTYAYAIAAALALAGIAAIAYGAGVV; the protein is encoded by the coding sequence ATGGCATCCGCCCTCATCGCGGTCGGAGCGATACTCCTTCTCGTCGCCGCGGCCGCCGGCGTGTACGGCCGCCGCCAGCACCGCCGGCGCGCGCTCGTCGAAGCCACCGAAACGACCGCCGTGCGGGACATCCGCGAGGAAGGCCGCGTCGAACTGAAAGGCACGGTTCGAAGCGACAGCACGTTCGACGCCCCCATCCGCGGCGACCCCGCCGTGCTCTCCGCGTGGGAGGTCGAGGAGTGGGACGAAGGCGGAAGCTCGGACATGTGGGAGACGCGCGCCGAAGGCGTCTACGCCACCCCGTTCACGCTCGACGACGGCACCGGGAACGTCACCATCGACATCGGCACGCACGTGGACGACACGTCGACGGGCACGGGCATCGACGACATTCAGGTGAGCGCCATCGACGTGGATCGCTTCCTCTCCACCGGCGTCACCGTCGGCGACGTAATCGCCGCCCTCGACGACTTCGGCGTCGAACTCACCGTCCCGCCGGACACCGAACCCCCCGAACGAATCACGGAGTTCGTGCGCGGCGAAACCAGCGTCGCCACACAGGCCGACTCAATCACGAACGTCATCGACATCGGGAACGCCCACGGCGAACGCCGCTACTACGAAGGCACGCTCTCCCCCGGCGACGACGTGTACGTCCTCGGGCACGCCCGCGCCAGCGAGACCGCCACCCACCCCCTCAAACCCGAGGACGTCGTCGTCGAACCCATCGACGGCGAGACCTTCATCGTCTCCGACAAACCCGAAGACGAACTCGTCGAAACCTTCGGCCGCTACACGTACGCGTACGCCATCGCCGCCGCCCTCGCACTCGCCGGCATCGCCGCCATCGCGTACGGCGCAGGCGTCGTGTAA
- the ilvA gene encoding threonine ammonia-lyase yields the protein MLELADVLEAEDRVSDVARHTPLDYSHTFSDITGAEVHLKLECFQRTGSFKIRGAANRIRTLSDEEAAAGVVTASAGNHAQGVALAASRSGVDAKVVMPETAPISKIKATRSYGAEVVLHGVDYDAAQERAHELEREEGRTYVHAFDDETVMAGQGTIGLEILDHLPEVETVVVPIGGGGLISGIATAIKARSPDTRVVGVQADGASTVAQSLRKGSPEAIDAVDTIADGIAVRRVGEQTFPVIRERVDDVVTVTDDEIASAVTMLLERGKTLVEGAGAVPLAALLEGKFVYEKDEVIVPALCGGNIDLNLLTTVITRGLVASGRYIKIRTVLKDRPGALDDLIEVLSDARANIYAIQHDRTNRDIAMNAAEVELDLETRGEDHVEDLLDSLRERGYDVEVLV from the coding sequence ATGCTCGAACTCGCGGACGTCCTCGAAGCCGAGGACCGCGTGAGCGACGTCGCCCGCCACACGCCGCTCGACTACTCGCACACGTTCTCGGACATCACCGGCGCGGAAGTCCACCTGAAACTGGAGTGCTTCCAGCGCACCGGGTCGTTCAAGATTCGGGGCGCGGCGAACCGCATCCGCACGCTCTCCGACGAGGAGGCGGCCGCGGGCGTCGTCACCGCCAGCGCGGGCAACCACGCGCAGGGCGTCGCGCTCGCCGCCAGCCGGTCGGGCGTGGACGCGAAGGTCGTGATGCCCGAGACCGCGCCCATCTCGAAAATCAAGGCGACGCGGAGTTACGGCGCGGAGGTCGTCCTGCACGGCGTGGACTACGACGCCGCCCAGGAGCGCGCGCACGAACTCGAACGCGAGGAGGGCCGGACGTACGTCCACGCGTTCGACGACGAGACGGTGATGGCGGGCCAGGGCACCATCGGCCTCGAAATCCTCGACCACCTCCCCGAGGTCGAGACCGTCGTCGTCCCCATCGGCGGCGGCGGCCTCATCTCCGGCATCGCCACCGCCATCAAGGCCCGCAGCCCCGACACGCGCGTCGTCGGCGTGCAGGCCGACGGCGCGTCCACCGTCGCGCAGTCCCTCCGGAAGGGAAGTCCGGAGGCCATCGACGCCGTGGACACCATCGCGGACGGCATCGCCGTGCGGCGGGTCGGCGAGCAGACGTTCCCCGTCATCCGCGAGCGCGTGGACGACGTGGTCACCGTCACGGACGACGAAATCGCGAGCGCCGTCACGATGCTCCTCGAACGCGGGAAGACGCTCGTCGAGGGCGCGGGCGCGGTGCCGCTCGCCGCGCTCCTCGAAGGCAAGTTCGTCTACGAGAAGGACGAGGTCATCGTCCCCGCGCTCTGCGGCGGGAACATCGACCTCAACCTCCTCACCACCGTCATCACGCGCGGCCTCGTCGCCAGCGGCCGCTACATCAAGATTCGCACCGTCCTCAAGGACCGGCCCGGCGCGCTCGACGACCTCATCGAGGTGCTCAGCGACGCCCGCGCGAACATCTACGCCATCCAGCACGACCGAACCAACCGCGACATCGCGATGAACGCCGCCGAGGTCGAACTCGACCTCGAAACCCGGGGCGAAGACCACGTCGAGGACCTCCTCGACAGCCTCCGCGAACGCGGCTACGACGTGGAAGTCCTCGTCTAA